The Novosphingobium kaempferiae genome includes a window with the following:
- a CDS encoding M14 family metallopeptidase, which yields MKTQKSARLARVLMAASALGLCAPALAQNAAAQNVPDTKAVLGHEVGEDYYLANYEDSVRYFQALAKASDRIKLFESGKTTHGKTYVYAVISSPENIANFDKYKAISKRLGDARGLTDAEAKKLAAESPIIVHIDGGMHASEVSDHQLPLALAHKLLSAKNDAEVDGILKNVILVLWPTLNPDGQDMVVDWYRKQRGTKWETSRTPWLYQEYVGHDNNRDGYMLNMKESQVVNATEQEYAPVIWYSQHQVAPFPARIWVPPFADPVSSNINPLMRIWTNAIGTNIMTRMETEGKPGAIAQARFDNWFPGFLDYIHVFRNTISFFTETAHDSATPKTWKVEDFPKSQQDLKAQIMYPHPWKGGEWHLKNSVDYMLTASMSVLETAQKYRETLLFNRYQAGRDTIAAAKDGPSAYVIPADQVDVPEAASLAQLMISHGLDVMKTSAPTAIGGTTYAAGSWVIPMDQPFAGLARELFDAQKYPDAILGGDGNPADLPYDVTGWTLPMQMGVKVDKIAQPLDAAARASLTKVPAAAAPAGGVTGTGSTFLVDRRVNNSYRVLNAALAAGGKASWSEGQIALTGLSPDAMGKIAAQYGVSASAAAGAPAGEAVRKGRVALYRPWGSNIDEGWTRWLLEQYQFAPKSLYNADVKAGLAGKYDTIILPDMSAPGKSRPGDTAPAADFESKYKGPLASLMDGFSPNQMPAPYAGGIGEDGANKLKDFVKNGGTLVALNNASDAVIDLFDLPVTNILKDAKADFFFCSGALLQVNLTPGTKVAAGMPLDPIVMFERGPAFETKPGFKGEVLASYAPTGNPLRSGVLLHPEAIQGKAAAVVVEYGKGKVYLYGFRPQWRAQSHGAYKLLFNTLYAGK from the coding sequence ATGAAAACGCAGAAGTCGGCGCGTCTCGCGCGCGTCCTGATGGCAGCCTCGGCGCTGGGGCTCTGTGCCCCCGCGCTCGCCCAGAATGCAGCGGCCCAGAATGTCCCCGACACGAAGGCCGTGCTCGGCCACGAGGTCGGCGAGGACTACTATCTCGCCAATTATGAGGACTCGGTCCGCTACTTTCAGGCGCTCGCCAAGGCTTCGGACAGGATCAAGCTGTTCGAAAGCGGCAAGACCACCCACGGCAAGACCTACGTCTACGCGGTGATCTCTTCCCCCGAGAACATCGCCAACTTCGACAAGTACAAGGCGATCTCCAAGCGCCTCGGCGATGCACGCGGGCTGACCGACGCGGAGGCGAAGAAGCTGGCCGCCGAAAGCCCGATCATCGTCCACATCGACGGCGGCATGCACGCGAGCGAAGTGTCCGACCACCAGCTGCCGCTGGCGCTGGCGCACAAGCTGCTCTCGGCGAAGAACGACGCCGAAGTGGACGGCATCCTCAAGAACGTCATCCTCGTCCTGTGGCCCACGCTGAACCCGGACGGGCAGGACATGGTGGTCGACTGGTATCGCAAGCAGCGCGGGACCAAGTGGGAAACCAGCCGGACGCCGTGGCTCTATCAGGAGTACGTCGGGCACGACAACAACCGCGACGGCTACATGCTCAACATGAAGGAGAGCCAGGTCGTCAACGCGACGGAGCAGGAATACGCGCCGGTGATCTGGTACAGCCAGCACCAGGTCGCGCCTTTCCCCGCGCGCATCTGGGTGCCGCCCTTCGCCGATCCGGTCTCGTCCAACATCAACCCGCTGATGCGCATCTGGACGAACGCCATCGGCACCAACATCATGACCCGCATGGAGACCGAGGGTAAGCCCGGCGCCATCGCGCAGGCCCGGTTCGACAACTGGTTCCCCGGCTTCCTCGACTACATCCACGTCTTCCGCAACACGATCTCGTTCTTCACCGAGACCGCGCACGACAGCGCGACGCCCAAGACCTGGAAGGTGGAGGACTTCCCCAAGTCGCAGCAGGATCTGAAGGCGCAGATCATGTACCCGCACCCGTGGAAGGGCGGCGAGTGGCACCTGAAAAACTCGGTCGACTACATGCTGACCGCGTCGATGTCGGTGCTGGAAACCGCGCAGAAGTACCGCGAGACGCTGCTGTTCAACCGCTATCAGGCGGGCCGCGACACCATCGCCGCCGCCAAGGACGGTCCTTCGGCCTACGTGATCCCCGCCGATCAGGTGGACGTGCCCGAAGCCGCCTCGCTGGCGCAACTGATGATCTCCCACGGGCTCGACGTGATGAAGACCTCCGCCCCCACCGCGATCGGCGGCACGACTTACGCGGCGGGCAGCTGGGTCATCCCGATGGACCAGCCCTTCGCCGGTCTGGCGCGCGAGCTGTTCGACGCACAGAAGTACCCCGACGCGATCCTCGGCGGAGACGGCAACCCGGCGGACCTGCCCTACGACGTCACCGGCTGGACCCTGCCGATGCAGATGGGCGTGAAGGTGGACAAGATCGCGCAGCCGCTCGACGCCGCCGCGCGCGCCTCGCTCACCAAGGTGCCCGCCGCCGCGGCGCCTGCGGGCGGCGTGACCGGCACCGGATCGACCTTCCTCGTCGATCGCCGCGTCAACAATTCCTACCGCGTACTCAACGCCGCGCTGGCGGCGGGCGGCAAGGCGAGCTGGAGCGAGGGCCAGATCGCCCTCACCGGCCTCTCGCCCGACGCCATGGGCAAGATCGCCGCGCAGTACGGCGTGAGCGCCTCCGCCGCCGCCGGTGCGCCTGCCGGGGAGGCCGTGCGCAAGGGCCGCGTCGCGCTCTACCGTCCGTGGGGCTCGAACATCGACGAGGGCTGGACCCGCTGGCTGCTGGAACAGTACCAGTTCGCGCCCAAGAGCCTCTACAATGCCGACGTGAAGGCGGGCCTTGCGGGCAAGTACGACACGATCATCCTTCCCGACATGTCCGCCCCCGGCAAGTCGCGCCCGGGCGACACCGCTCCGGCGGCGGACTTCGAGTCCAAGTACAAGGGCCCGCTCGCCTCGCTGATGGACGGGTTCAGCCCGAACCAGATGCCCGCCCCTTACGCGGGCGGCATCGGCGAGGACGGCGCGAACAAGCTGAAGGACTTCGTGAAGAACGGCGGCACGCTGGTGGCGCTGAACAATGCGTCGGACGCGGTGATCGACCTGTTCGACCTGCCCGTCACCAACATCCTGAAGGACGCCAAGGCCGACTTCTTCTTCTGCTCGGGCGCGCTGCTGCAGGTGAACCTGACGCCGGGGACCAAGGTGGCGGCAGGCATGCCGCTCGACCCCATCGTGATGTTCGAGCGCGGTCCCGCCTTCGAGACCAAGCCCGGCTTCAAGGGCGAGGTGCTCGCCTCCTACGCCCCCACCGGCAACCCGCTGCGTAGCGGCGTCCTGCTCCACCCGGAGGCGATCCAGGGCAAGGCGGCCGCCGTCGTGGTCGAGTACGGCAAGGGCAAGGTCTACCTCTACGGCTTCCGCCCGCAATGGCGCGCCCAGTCGCACGGGGCCTACAAGCTGCTGTTCAACACGCTTTACGCGGGCAAGTGA